In the genome of Phlebotomus papatasi isolate M1 chromosome 2, Ppap_2.1, whole genome shotgun sequence, one region contains:
- the LOC129802737 gene encoding U-Kazal-Dg21.2-like isoform X1, whose protein sequence is MRVFVCFFVIFVAFCLGETASKKCNTMCPAIHSPVCCTYPDGSTESYSNSCVASVDNCQRGTSCDTVEPGNCPATEPQCGEICTYEYKPVCCTYLDGSTVTYSNSCEASVDSCKRGTSCTTLEDGECPTAGTECNDACPFNYEPVCCTYPDGSTVTYGNSCEASVDSCKRGTSCTIVEEGECSTTEPQCNDVCPFNYEPVCCTYADGSTKTYGNDCTASVDNCQRGTSCETMVPGECTTEAEPEDPAMCPQIACTEQYDPICCYYADGTTRTFGNSCEASVTNCQEKKTCESTTEGECGDTVDARKADYITLPNIYPEMK, encoded by the exons atgagagttTTCGTGTGCTTCTTCGTTATTTTCGTTGCCTTTTGTTTAG GCGAAACAGCCAGCAAAAAATGCAATACAATGTGCCCAGCGATTCACAGTCCAGTTTGCTGTACCTATCCTGATGGATCTACTGAATCCTATAGCAATTCTTGCGTAGCTTCAGTAGACAATTGCCAACGAGGAACga GTTGTGATACTGTAGAACCTGGAAACTGCCCTGCAACTGAACCACAATGTGGAGAAATTTGTACATACGAATATAAGCCAGTTTGTTGTACCTACCTAGATGGATCGACTGTAACTTATAGCAATTCTTGCGAAGCTTCAGTTGATAGTTGCAAACGAGGAActa GCTGCACTACCTTAGAAGATGGAGAGTGTCCTACAGCCGGAACGGAATGCAACGATGCTTGTCCTTTTAACTATGAACCAGTTTGTTGTACATATCCTGATGGGTCTACTGTAACTTATGGTAATTCCTGTGAAGCTTCAGTTGATAGTTGCAAACGAGGAActa GTTGCACAATCGTAGAAGAAGGAGAGTGTTCTACAACTGAACCACAGTGTAACGATGTTTGTCCGTTTAATTACGAACCAGTTTGTTGTACCTATGCTGATGGAAGTACTAAAACTTATGGGAATGATTGCACAGCCTCAGTTGATAATTGCCAGCGCGGAACTA GTTGCGAGACTATGGTGCCGGGAGAATGTACTACAGAAGCTGAGCCAGAAGATCCAGCAATGTGCCCTCAAATCGCATGTACAGAACAATATGATCCAATTTGCTGCTACTATGCTGATGGAACTACCCGAACTTTCGGAAACTCCTGCGAAGCGTCAGTAACAAATTGTCAGGAGAAGAAAA ctTGTGAATCTACAACAGAGGGAGAATGCGGAGATACCGTCGATGCACGCAAAGCAGACTACATAACACTTCCTAACATATACCCGGAAATGAAGTAA
- the LOC129802737 gene encoding agrin-like isoform X2 translates to MRVFVCFFVIFVAFCLGETASKKCNTMCPAIHSPVCCTYPDGSTESYSNSCVASVDNCQRGTSCDTVEPGNCPATEPQCGEICTYEYKPVCCTYLDGSTVTYSNSCEASVDSCKRGTSCTTLEDGECPTAGTECNDACPFNYEPVCCTYPDGSTVTYGNSCEASVDSCKRGTSCTIVEEGECSTTEPQCNDVCPFNYEPVCCTYADGSTKTYGNDCTASVDNCQRGTSCETMVPGECTTEAEPEDPAMCPQIACTEQYDPICCYYADGTTRTFGNSCEASVTNCQEKKSCTSTTSGECESTA, encoded by the exons atgagagttTTCGTGTGCTTCTTCGTTATTTTCGTTGCCTTTTGTTTAG GCGAAACAGCCAGCAAAAAATGCAATACAATGTGCCCAGCGATTCACAGTCCAGTTTGCTGTACCTATCCTGATGGATCTACTGAATCCTATAGCAATTCTTGCGTAGCTTCAGTAGACAATTGCCAACGAGGAACga GTTGTGATACTGTAGAACCTGGAAACTGCCCTGCAACTGAACCACAATGTGGAGAAATTTGTACATACGAATATAAGCCAGTTTGTTGTACCTACCTAGATGGATCGACTGTAACTTATAGCAATTCTTGCGAAGCTTCAGTTGATAGTTGCAAACGAGGAActa GCTGCACTACCTTAGAAGATGGAGAGTGTCCTACAGCCGGAACGGAATGCAACGATGCTTGTCCTTTTAACTATGAACCAGTTTGTTGTACATATCCTGATGGGTCTACTGTAACTTATGGTAATTCCTGTGAAGCTTCAGTTGATAGTTGCAAACGAGGAActa GTTGCACAATCGTAGAAGAAGGAGAGTGTTCTACAACTGAACCACAGTGTAACGATGTTTGTCCGTTTAATTACGAACCAGTTTGTTGTACCTATGCTGATGGAAGTACTAAAACTTATGGGAATGATTGCACAGCCTCAGTTGATAATTGCCAGCGCGGAACTA GTTGCGAGACTATGGTGCCGGGAGAATGTACTACAGAAGCTGAGCCAGAAGATCCAGCAATGTGCCCTCAAATCGCATGTACAGAACAATATGATCCAATTTGCTGCTACTATGCTGATGGAACTACCCGAACTTTCGGAAACTCCTGCGAAGCGTCAGTAACAAATTGTCAGGAGAAGAAAA GTTGTACATCAACTACATCAGGAGAATGCGAAAGTACAGCCTAG
- the LOC129802739 gene encoding growth arrest and DNA damage-inducible proteins-interacting protein 1, producing MNRFRGSFPIFRDFTFLRSLSRSCKTSSKAVAVPSAAEQSAVAEFVDEEDEEESRRQYFESKRNKSRLLPQHRNIVHERKPYGISQSWVHETLRYKRSLFGKYGMESGVDPRVCFPTAEEISEKEEYNRVAYPYTISEMRERIATEKAQKAEKIRKREDEIALKLSKLEKWSQDVRDRVAKAEAEATAAKERRERLVEEVRRHFGFKLDARDERFKELLAQKEKEDKKKQKEARKKAREEKVIAKLLAKGADGQSVEEPNK from the coding sequence ATGAATCGATTTCGGGGCAGTTTCCCTATTTTCCGGGACTTTACTTTCTTGAGAAGCTTGTCGAGATCATGTAAAACATCATCAAAGGCAGTTGCTGTACCTTCCGCTGCAGAACAAAGTGCTGTTGCGGAATTTGTTGACGAGGAAGATGAGGAGGAGTCCCGGAGACAATATTTTGAGTCCAAGAGGAATAAGTCACGCCTTCTTCCACAGCACAGGAACATTGTTCATGAGAGGAAACCTTATGGAATCAGTCAATCGTGGGTGCATGAGACTCTGAGGTACAAGAGAAGTCTCTTTGGAAAGTACGGCATGGAAAGTGGTGTTGATCCGAGAGTGTGCTTTCCCACGGCTGAAGAAATCAGTGAAAAAGAAGAATACAACCGGGTTGCATATCCGTACACCATCAGCGAAATGAGGGAGCGAATTGCCACTGAAAAGGCTCAGAAAGCTGAGAAGATCCGGAAGAGGGAAGATGAAATTGCATTGAAACTTTCGAAGCTCGAGAAGTGGTCCCAGGATGTCAGGGATCGAGTTGCAAAGGCAGAAGCCGAGGCTACGGCTGCCAAGGAACGTCGAGAGAGACTCGTGGAGGAAGTAAGGCGTCATTTTGGCTTTAAACTGGATGCCAGGGATGAAAGATTCAAGGAACTCCTGGCTCAAAAAGAGAAGGAAGACAAGAAGAAACAGAAGGAAGCCCGAAAGAAGGCTAGAGAAGAAAAAGTGATTGCAAAGTTGCTGGCCAAAGGTGCTGACGGGCAATCTGTTGAGGAACCAAATAAGtag
- the LOC129802740 gene encoding ER membrane protein complex subunit 10 → MLRLIVAVGIFFLFCDAQDVYFDERTTIELHHFLDDSDTGPTYRGNISLTGDGNTRITQEQLSEEDRLKLVNLAKKDAFYTLRATVGSSSDHPVTFYTSTKACLLLKNFLLDNLWVSLDHLGSVIGVNQVVAGSQNCGEGEQLSSEFAGEFTTGVFVKQAELAPIPDTASFIQKLEREREARERGEVKDNRGFFAKYWMYIVPVVILLLLSGATNPDAAAAGGGR, encoded by the exons ATGTTGAGGTTAATCGTGGCCGTAGGGATTTTCTTCCTGTTTTGCGATGCCCAGGATGTTTACTTTGATGAAAGAACTACAATAGAGCTCCATCACTTCCTGGATGACTCAGACACTGGACCAACATACCGTGGAAACATCAGTTTGACCGGTGATGGAAATACACGAATCACCCAGGAACAGCTGTCGGAGGAAGATCGCTTGAAACTGGTGAATTTGGCCAAGAAGGATGCTTTCTATACACTCAGAGCAACAGTTGGAAGCTCCTCTGATCACCCGGTGACTTTTTACACTTCAACAAAAGCG TGTCTCCTGTTGAAAAACTTCCTGCTGGACAACCTTTGGGTGTCGCTTGATCATTTGGGCAGTGTCATTGGAGTTAATCAGGTGGTAGCTGGAAGCCAAAACTGTGGGGAGGGTGAACAACTTAGTTCTGAATTTGCCGGAGAATTCACAACGGGAGTTTTTGTAAAGCAGGCTGAACTTGCGCCCATTCCGGACACTGCCAGCTTCATTCAGAAGCTGGAAAGGGAGAGGGAGGCTAGGGAACGTGGTGAAGTCAAAGACAACAGAGGATTCTTTGCGAAATAC TGGATGTACATTGTTCCAGTTGTTATTCTCCTTTTACTGTCCGGAGCCACCAATCCGGATGCTGCTGCTGCCGGAGGTGGAAGATAA